From the Pseudomonas baltica genome, one window contains:
- the imuA gene encoding translesion DNA synthesis-associated protein ImuA — MAGAVTSLEGLLDQRRLWKGRATPRISGQQPTGHAALDAVLPSGGWPASALSELLLPAHGCGELQLLWPSLARLTASGERVVLVGPPHVPYAPAWQAAGVELRHLSVIAAEGKDALWAAEQCLRSGSCGAVLCWPMHADDKALRRLQVAAESGQTLAFACRPQAAAVNASPAALRLMIELQPPQWRVLKCRGGVAPAAPIACDRAG, encoded by the coding sequence ATGGCGGGTGCCGTGACCAGTCTCGAGGGGTTGCTTGATCAACGACGACTGTGGAAAGGCCGCGCCACCCCCAGGATCAGTGGCCAGCAACCTACCGGCCATGCAGCCCTCGATGCGGTGTTGCCCAGTGGCGGTTGGCCGGCCTCGGCACTCAGCGAACTTCTGCTGCCGGCCCATGGCTGTGGCGAGCTGCAGTTGCTCTGGCCCTCCCTGGCCCGGCTCACTGCCAGTGGCGAACGTGTGGTCCTGGTGGGACCGCCCCATGTGCCCTATGCGCCGGCTTGGCAGGCGGCGGGCGTCGAGTTGCGGCATTTATCGGTGATCGCTGCCGAGGGCAAGGATGCTTTGTGGGCCGCCGAGCAATGCTTGCGCTCAGGCAGTTGCGGCGCTGTGTTGTGCTGGCCGATGCATGCCGATGACAAGGCCTTGCGCCGGTTGCAGGTGGCGGCCGAAAGCGGTCAGACGCTGGCATTTGCCTGCCGGCCTCAAGCGGCCGCCGTCAATGCTTCACCGGCGGCCTTGCGCCTGATGATCGAGCTGCAACCCCCGCAATGGCGGGTCCTCAAATGCCGCGGTGGCGTAGCGCCCGCTGCACCCATTGCCTGTGATCGGGCGGGGTGA
- a CDS encoding error-prone DNA polymerase — translation MNVVALQRIGRARQASVPSEPPAVVPPPAYAELHCLSNFSFQRGASSARELFERAKAQGYNALAITDECTLAGIVRAWQAAQAVELMLIVGSEIQLHEGPKIVLLVENLQGYQALCRLITLARRRAAKGEYCSLREDFVATDLSGLLALWLPSADADADDSHGLWLQTLFADRLWLGIGLHRGAEDGERLQRWLAQALRLGLPAVATGDVHMHARGRRALQDTLTAIRHHTRVAEAGHRLFANGERHLRPLSALAELYPSPLLQQTQTIARRCCFDLGQLRYEYPRELVPEGQTASSWLRELTARGARERWPQGVADKVSKQIETELETITELHYESYFLTVHDIVRFAKERSILCQGRGSAANSVVCYALGITAIDPVHQNMLFERFISRERNEPPDIDVDFEHERREEVLQYVFQRYGRGRAALTAVASSYRGAGAVRDVARVLGLPPDQVNALADCVGRYSDDIPPVERLQEAGFDPESPLLRRVLALTGELIGFPRHLSQHPGGFVISEHPLDTLVPVENAAMADRTVIQWDKDDLDAVGLLKVDILALGMLSALRRSFDLLHAYRGLRLDLASVPQECAQTYQMISRADTVGVFQIESRAQMAMLPRLKPRTFYDLVIEVAIVRPGPIQGDMVHPYLRRRNNEEAVDYPSPELEKVFKRTLGIPLFQEQVMEMAIVAAGYTPGEADQLRRSMAAWKRHGGLEPHRLRLTEGMLARGYTEAFAARIFEQIKGFGNYGFPESHAASFALLTYASCWLKCHEPAIFACALINSWPMGFYSPDQVLQDARRHSIQTRPVDVLHSDWDCSLEDHGEAQPAIRLGLRMIKGFREDDGRRIARARAQKPFADVNDLAARARLEPAALERLADASALRALAGHRHQARWEVASVEAQLPLFANVAAVQEAPVALPVPSTGQNLHADYASVGTTLGPHPLALLRIRLEPLRCRSSQALAQVEHGRPVIVTGLVVGRQRPGTASGVTFVTLEDEFGMINVVVWRDLAERQRRVLVGSQLLQVRGRLERVGEVCHVIAGHLQDMTPLLHGLDVRSRDFR, via the coding sequence ATGAACGTCGTTGCACTGCAACGCATCGGTCGTGCACGGCAAGCCTCCGTGCCCAGCGAACCCCCGGCTGTGGTGCCGCCCCCGGCCTATGCCGAGCTGCATTGCCTGTCCAACTTCAGTTTTCAGCGCGGCGCTTCGAGTGCCCGGGAGTTGTTCGAGCGTGCCAAGGCGCAAGGCTACAATGCCTTGGCAATCACCGACGAATGCACCCTGGCAGGTATCGTGCGGGCCTGGCAGGCGGCCCAGGCCGTAGAGTTGATGTTGATTGTCGGCAGCGAAATCCAGCTGCATGAAGGGCCGAAGATCGTCTTGCTGGTCGAAAACCTGCAAGGCTATCAAGCACTGTGTCGGTTGATCACCTTGGCGCGCCGGCGGGCAGCCAAGGGCGAATATTGCTCCTTGCGTGAAGACTTCGTAGCGACTGACCTGTCCGGCTTGCTGGCGTTGTGGCTGCCGAGCGCCGATGCAGATGCAGATGACAGCCACGGCCTGTGGTTGCAGACGCTGTTTGCCGACCGTCTGTGGCTGGGCATCGGCCTGCACCGAGGCGCCGAGGATGGCGAGCGCCTGCAGCGCTGGCTGGCCCAGGCGTTGCGCCTGGGGTTGCCGGCCGTGGCCACCGGTGATGTGCACATGCATGCCCGTGGGCGCCGGGCGCTGCAGGACACGCTCACGGCCATCCGTCATCACACCCGGGTGGCCGAAGCTGGCCACCGCCTGTTCGCCAACGGTGAGCGCCACCTGCGGCCATTGTCGGCGCTGGCCGAGTTGTATCCTTCGCCATTGCTCCAGCAGACGCAGACGATCGCCCGGCGTTGCTGCTTCGATCTTGGCCAGTTGCGCTACGAATACCCACGCGAATTGGTACCCGAAGGCCAGACGGCCAGTTCCTGGCTGCGCGAACTGACCGCGCGCGGCGCCAGGGAGCGCTGGCCGCAGGGCGTGGCGGACAAGGTAAGCAAGCAGATCGAGACAGAGCTCGAGACCATCACCGAGCTGCATTACGAGAGTTATTTCCTCACCGTGCACGACATCGTGCGCTTCGCCAAGGAGCGCAGCATTCTTTGCCAGGGTCGTGGTTCGGCGGCCAACTCGGTGGTCTGCTATGCACTGGGCATCACCGCCATCGACCCGGTCCATCAGAACATGCTGTTCGAGCGCTTCATCTCGCGCGAGCGCAACGAGCCGCCGGACATCGACGTCGATTTCGAGCATGAGCGCCGCGAAGAAGTCCTGCAGTATGTGTTCCAGCGTTACGGCCGCGGGCGTGCGGCGCTGACAGCCGTGGCCAGCAGCTATCGCGGTGCCGGCGCAGTGCGTGACGTCGCACGGGTGCTGGGCTTGCCGCCCGATCAGGTCAACGCCCTGGCCGATTGCGTGGGCCGCTACAGTGATGACATCCCTCCGGTAGAACGCCTGCAGGAGGCCGGCTTCGACCCCGAGAGTCCGCTGCTGCGCCGAGTGCTGGCGCTGACCGGCGAGTTGATCGGCTTCCCCCGGCACCTGTCCCAGCACCCCGGTGGTTTCGTGATCTCCGAGCATCCGCTGGACACTCTGGTGCCGGTTGAAAATGCCGCCATGGCCGACCGCACCGTCATCCAGTGGGACAAGGATGATCTGGATGCCGTGGGCTTGCTCAAGGTCGACATCCTCGCGCTGGGCATGCTCAGTGCCCTGCGGCGCAGCTTCGATCTGCTGCACGCTTATCGCGGCCTCAGGCTGGACCTGGCCAGCGTGCCTCAAGAATGTGCCCAGACCTACCAAATGATCAGCCGCGCCGACACCGTCGGGGTGTTCCAGATCGAGTCGCGGGCGCAGATGGCCATGCTGCCGCGCCTCAAGCCCAGGACCTTCTACGACCTGGTGATCGAAGTCGCCATCGTCCGTCCGGGGCCGATCCAGGGCGACATGGTTCATCCGTACCTGCGCCGGCGCAACAACGAAGAGGCTGTTGACTATCCGTCCCCTGAACTGGAAAAGGTCTTCAAGCGCACCCTGGGTATCCCGCTATTCCAGGAACAGGTCATGGAAATGGCCATCGTCGCCGCCGGCTATACCCCCGGCGAGGCCGACCAGTTGCGCCGCTCGATGGCCGCCTGGAAGCGCCACGGCGGGCTTGAACCGCACCGGTTGCGGCTCACCGAAGGCATGCTCGCCCGTGGTTACACCGAGGCGTTCGCGGCGCGCATCTTCGAGCAGATCAAGGGCTTTGGCAACTATGGTTTTCCAGAGTCCCATGCGGCCAGTTTCGCCTTGCTTACCTACGCCAGTTGCTGGCTCAAATGCCATGAACCGGCGATCTTCGCCTGCGCCCTGATCAACAGCTGGCCCATGGGTTTCTACAGCCCGGACCAGGTGCTGCAGGATGCCCGCAGGCATAGCATCCAGACGCGCCCTGTGGATGTGTTGCACAGTGACTGGGATTGTTCGCTGGAGGATCACGGTGAAGCGCAGCCGGCCATACGCCTGGGCTTGCGGATGATCAAGGGTTTCAGGGAGGACGACGGCCGGCGGATCGCCCGGGCGAGGGCGCAAAAGCCATTCGCTGACGTCAATGACCTTGCCGCAAGGGCGCGCCTGGAGCCGGCAGCACTGGAGCGTCTGGCCGATGCCAGCGCCTTGCGCGCACTGGCCGGGCATCGGCATCAGGCGCGCTGGGAGGTGGCCAGTGTCGAGGCGCAGTTGCCGCTGTTCGCCAACGTGGCCGCCGTGCAGGAAGCCCCTGTCGCCTTGCCCGTGCCCAGCACAGGGCAAAACCTGCACGCCGATTACGCCAGCGTCGGTACGACCCTGGGCCCGCACCCGTTGGCGCTGTTGCGCATTCGTCTGGAGCCCCTGCGCTGTCGCAGCTCCCAGGCGCTGGCTCAGGTCGAACATGGCCGGCCAGTGATCGTGACCGGGCTGGTGGTCGGTCGCCAGCGACCCGGTACCGCCAGCGGGGTGACCTTCGTGACCCTTGAAGACGAGTTCGGCATGATCAATGTGGTGGTCTGGCGCGATTTGGCCGAACGCCAGCGCCGCGTGCTGGTAGGCTCGCAGCTGCTGCAAGTGCGTGGCCGGTTGGAGCGCGTGGGCGAGGTGTGCCACGTGATCGCCGGCCATCTGCAGGACATGACACCCTTGCTGCATGGCCTCGATGTGCGCAGTCGGGATTTCCGTTGA
- a CDS encoding DNA polymerase Y family protein, whose amino-acid sequence MLWACILLPQLALDDVSRRHEDPTQPLVLLSGPTQRRVLQAVNAPAKALGLRAGQLLSTAQALAKGFTCAEHDPARIDHCQQLLAAWGYGFSSQVSLHFPRALLLEVQSGFNLFGPWSRFEARLRQELQGLGFSHRVVLAPNPMAARMLANVHDGLAVVDEAMLQAHIGQMPIDRVGLAPEVSTAFVRMGLHCVEQVLALPRDTLARRFAKDVLVHLDTLLGQRPMALECYVPPDRFDTRLELNFDVESHQALLFPLRRLIGDLSAFLTGRDGGVQRFNLHLEHAEQPDTLIPVGLLAAERDPGLLFELARGRLEHVQVPCPVRSVRLVAEQLPSFVPTRRELFDERTQQSQPWEQLRERLRARLGDAAVQGLCAQADHRPECAWLLAEQGQGYPQALPTPRPGWLLREPQALSEYAGQLLSGPERIETGWWDGADVRRDYYRLQTPEGQCAWVYRPVAAPQQWWLQGWFG is encoded by the coding sequence ATGCTCTGGGCCTGTATTCTCCTGCCGCAGTTGGCGCTGGATGACGTTTCGCGTCGCCACGAAGACCCGACCCAGCCGCTGGTACTGCTGAGCGGGCCGACGCAGCGGCGCGTGCTGCAGGCCGTCAATGCGCCTGCCAAAGCATTGGGGCTGCGGGCAGGTCAGTTGCTCAGCACCGCTCAGGCCTTGGCTAAAGGCTTTACCTGCGCCGAGCATGACCCGGCGCGTATCGATCATTGCCAGCAGCTACTGGCGGCCTGGGGTTATGGTTTCAGTTCCCAGGTCAGCCTGCATTTCCCTCGCGCCCTGCTGTTGGAAGTGCAGTCGGGCTTCAACCTGTTCGGGCCCTGGTCGCGCTTCGAGGCTCGTTTGCGTCAGGAGTTGCAGGGCCTGGGCTTCAGTCATCGGGTCGTGCTGGCGCCCAACCCCATGGCCGCGCGAATGCTGGCCAATGTCCACGATGGTCTGGCGGTCGTGGATGAGGCCATGCTGCAAGCGCATATCGGGCAAATGCCCATCGATCGCGTGGGCCTGGCGCCCGAGGTGTCCACCGCCTTTGTGCGGATGGGCCTGCACTGTGTCGAACAGGTCCTGGCATTGCCCCGCGACACCCTGGCCCGGCGCTTCGCCAAGGATGTGCTGGTGCACCTCGACACCTTGCTGGGGCAGCGGCCCATGGCGCTGGAATGCTATGTGCCCCCGGACCGCTTCGATACCCGCCTTGAGCTCAATTTCGATGTGGAATCGCACCAGGCCTTGTTGTTTCCGCTGCGGCGCCTGATTGGCGATCTCAGTGCTTTCCTGACGGGGCGCGATGGCGGTGTGCAGCGTTTCAACCTGCACCTGGAGCATGCCGAACAGCCTGATACCCTCATCCCCGTGGGCCTGCTGGCCGCCGAGCGCGATCCGGGCCTGTTGTTCGAGTTGGCCCGCGGGCGCCTCGAGCATGTCCAGGTGCCGTGCCCGGTGCGCAGCGTGCGGCTGGTGGCCGAGCAGTTGCCCAGCTTCGTGCCGACCCGTCGCGAACTCTTCGATGAGCGCACGCAGCAGTCCCAGCCCTGGGAGCAGTTGCGCGAACGCTTGCGCGCCAGGTTGGGCGACGCCGCCGTGCAGGGGCTGTGCGCACAGGCCGATCATCGTCCGGAGTGTGCCTGGCTGTTGGCTGAACAAGGGCAGGGCTATCCACAGGCATTACCCACCCCGCGGCCTGGCTGGCTGCTGCGCGAGCCTCAAGCATTGAGTGAATACGCCGGGCAGTTGCTGAGTGGCCCTGAGCGCATCGAGACCGGCTGGTGGGATGGCGCCGATGTGCGTCGCGATTATTACCGGCTGCAAACCCCCGAGGGGCAGTGCGCCTGGGTCTATCGGCCAGTGGCCGCACCGCAGCAGTGGTGGTTGCAAGGGTGGTTCGGATGA